A part of Excalfactoria chinensis isolate bCotChi1 chromosome 23, bCotChi1.hap2, whole genome shotgun sequence genomic DNA contains:
- the PPP1R15B gene encoding protein phosphatase 1 regulatory subunit 15B translates to MEPSGRQRPGPAVAPAQPGSLLGFPVAWPKLPGAAQPSASPSAPPQPSPPFSWLRLLSQLLSPLPALLQRLRPGPALSTALCPAGPSAPPPPLLLLPEPSAALQWAEEKKGPESPELTRGLWGAGLAVPHAGFLSFVLGANGPACRSANSHLPQPLSAEAWGAPGRLPELEMLRSKRLDFLQLRGLAVPEPDHGYHSLEEEQQQHRGTLQGDCGKNGELHGAWRQPSELEGSRGLAEKGELQEEPCAVEDDEGSEIERSLFVSARPACANKLIDYILGGTSSGEESVDDEEDWDDDDDDDGFDSEGLISDSDDSSQDGERLHLWNSFFSLDPYNLQNFTATIQTSSSKPGKGMTCTASVGEEEEEEDEEDSSWAESSSGSPHPSSEDEDEWDCSSVDEAESLKLWNSFCTSDDPYNPLNFKAPFQTAEKRGKPVFRGAEGLSLVTSEHSHLTVCRVQLEKHNCGVTDLVQHGIPSGEKCRSAKRKKVTFLEKVTEYYVSSEEDRKGPWEELARDGCRFQKRIQETEEAIGYCFTTEHRQRVFHRLQESNHKEEDLF, encoded by the exons ATGGAACCGAGCGGCCGGCAGCGGCCCGGCCCAGCCGTGGCTCCGGCTCAGCCCGGCTCGCTGCTCGGCTTCCCCGTAGCTTGGCCTAAGCTGCCCGGCGCGGCCCAACCCTCCGCTTCCCCCTCGGCCCCGCCGCAGCCCAGCCCGCCGTTCTCCTGGCTGCGGCTGCTCTCTCAGCTCCTCTCCCCGCTGCCCGCGCTGTTACAGCGGctgcggcccggcccggctctgAGCACCGCGTTGTGCCCCGCGGGGCCTTCAGCTCCGCCGCCCCCTTTGCTGCTGCTACCCGAACCGTCCGCTGCGCTGCAATGGGCCGAGGAGAAGAAGGGACCGGAGAGCCCGGAGCTCACGCGTGGGTTGTGGGGAGCGGGGCTGGCCGTGCCTCACGCCGGGTTCCTCTCCTTCGTTCTGGGAGCCAACGGCCCGGCTTGCCGCTCCGCCAACAGCCATCTGCCGCAGCCGCTGAGCGCCGAGGCGTGGGGAGCGCCCGGCCGGCTGCCTGAGCTGGAAATGCTCCGTAGCAAAAGGCTGGACTTTCTCCAGCTTCGAGGCCTGGCCGTGCCCGAGCCGGATCACGGCTATCACAGcttggaggaggagcagcagcagcacaggggaacCTTGCAGGGGGACTGCGGGAAGAATGGGGAGCTGCACGGAGCCTGGAGGCAACCCAGCGAGCTGGAGGGATCCCGGGGTTTGGCTGAGAagggagagctgcaggaggaacCTTGTGCTGTGGAGGACGATGAGGGCTCTGAAATAGAGCGAAGTCTGTTTGTGTCAGCTAGGCCTGCTTGTGCTAATAAGTTAATTGACTACATCCTGGGGGGGACCTCGAGTGGGGAGGAGAGTGTGGATGATGAGGAAGACtgggatgatgatgatgatgatgatgggtTTGACAGCGAAGGGCTGATCTCAGATTCAGATGACAGCAGCCAGGACGGAGAGAGGTTGCATCTGTGGAATTCCTTCTTCAGCTTGGATCCTTACAACCTTCAGAACTTTACAGCAACCATACAGACATCTTCCAGCAAACCGGGGAAGGGTATGACCTGTACAGCCAGTgtgggagaggaagaggaggaggaggatgaggaggattCTTCATGGGCAGAGTCGTCTTCAGGCTCTCCTCACCCCAGTTCGGAAGATGAGGACGAATGGGATTGTAGCAGCGTGGACGAGGCAGAAAGCTTGAAACTCTGGAACTCATTCTGTACCTCAGATGATCCTTATAACCCTTTAAATTTCAAGGCGCCCTTTCAAACAGCGGAGAAAAGAGGGAAGCCCGTCTTCAGAGGAGCAGAAGGGCTGAGTTTGGTCACTTCTGAGCATAGTCACTTAACTGTCTGTCGGGTACAGCTGGAAAAGCATAACTGTGGGGTCACAGATTTGGTGCAGCATGGCATTCCTTCTGGTGAAAAATGTAGAAGTGCCAAGAGGAAAAAG GTGACCTTCCTTGAAAAGGTTACAGAGTATTATGTGAGCAGTGAGGAGGATCGTAAAGGACCCTGGGAAGAGCTGGCACGAGATGGCTGCAGGTTCCAGAAACGCATCCAAGAAACAGAAGAAGCCATAGGATACTGCTTCACCACAGAGCATAGACAGAGAGTTTTCCATAGACTCCAAGAAAGCAACCACAAGGAGGAGGATCTCTTCTAG